The sequence TCAATTTTAATGCTGATAATGCCTTCTGGCTGAACGCGGGTTTTTTCCTGTGTCCCGTCAAGGGCCGTTCGCATAAAGTCAATCCATATGGGTAGAGCGGCTTTGCCGCCGAATTCGCGCTGCCCAATAGGGGTGTTTTGATCAAACCCGAGCCACGTTGTAGCGACTATGTCACTGTTATAGCCAGAAAACCAAGTATCGACGGGGCCGTTAGTGGTGCCTGTTTTGCCCGCAAGATCATTTCGGCCGAGCACTTTTGCTCGAACGCCTGTGCCTCGCTGAATAACGTCCCGAAGCATGGAGTTGATGATGTAGGCTACTCGTTCATCAAGTACTCTCTGCGCTCGCGGAAAGTCCTTTGGGCTTAAAAGGCCAAGAAGGCGTTTTAGCTCGAAAGGTATTTCAAACGGGTCGTCACTTAAATAGGGGTATTCCTCGTCTGGGTCGAACGGAGTGCTAGAGAAAGTTTCGCCTGTATCACAGTCGGAGCAAACAGTTAACGGAAGCGCCTCATATACGGTGTTGCCGGTATTATCCAGTATCTGTTCTATCAGATAGGGTTGAACTTGATACCCGCCGTTGGCAAACACGGCATAACCGGTTGCAACGTCTAGGGGCGTTAGTCCGTGGCTGCCCAGTGCAAGTGATAGGTCGCGCGGGAGTTCATCCTCAGTAAAGCCAAATCGATGCATTCCTCGTATGGTGTTGCCAATGCCTACTTCGCGTAGAACGCGAATAGAGACAAGGTTACGTGAGCGATAGAGTGCCTCTCTCAATCGTGTGGGGCCATCAAATTTCCCGCTAGAATTTTTGGGTCGCCATGTGCTTTCGAGTGCTGCGTCATCAAAGACTATAGGGGTATCCATTATGATAGAGGCTGCTGTCATCCCGTTTTCGAGAGCGGCATTATAGATAAAAGGCTTAAAATTGGAGCCGGGTTGTCGTTTGGCTTGTGTGGCACGATTAAAGTGGCTTTGGTTGAAGTCAAACCCGCCGACAAGCGATAAAATAGCGCCATTTTGGGGGGCCAGTGCGATTAGCGCAGCTTGAGCATTCGGAACTTGGCTTAGGCTGTAGCCTTTTTCTGTATTGCCCGATAATCGAATTACGTCGCCTAGGCTTACCACATCTGCGGCACTTTTGGGGGATGGGCCTAGACGGCTTTCCGAGACATAAGCTTTGGCGTTGGAGATCCCCTGATCCCAGTCAATTTTTGTGGTGCTGCCATCGGGCAAGATGGCGATAAAAGCGGTGTCTTCTATATAAGCCACGGCTGCGGGCGTTAAGTCACCGTAGGTGGGGAGACTTTTGAGTTTGTCCTGCCAGGCGTCGACTAGAGGTTGAAAATCTAAAGGTTGTGTTGTGGGTTCGGGCTCGACGTCGATTTCTGATTCTGATGCGTTTAGGAGGGGAGCGTTCGCGGCTTCGTCACCCGGCATATTCGGTAGTAGCGTCAGAGATTGTTCTGGCCCACGGTAACCATGCCGTAAATCGTATGTTAATAGTCCGTTTACGATGGCGAGATTAGCGCTCTCTTGCATTGAGCTGTTGATCGTTGTAAAAACTTTGTAGCCGTCGGTGTAAGCTTCAAGGCCAAATAGCTCGATTGCTTTGGCGCGAGCCATTTCAGCAATATATGGTGCTTGAACATCGAGATTACTATTGTGGTAGCTGGCACTTACAGGCTCGGCAATGGCGAGTGAGTAGTTGTTTTGTTCTATTTTGCCGAGGGACAGCATGCGCCCTAATATCCAGTCTCGCCTCAGAAGCGCGCGCGAGGGGTTGGCAATGGGGTTCATGGTGGACGGGCCTTTTGGCAAACCTGCCAGCATAGCAATTTGAGCTAGACTTAGTTGGTCGAGCGGTTTGCCGTAGTAAACTTGGCTCGCGGCGTTGATACCGTAGGCGCGATTGCCAAGGAAGATAATGTTGACGTAAAGCTCTAGAATCTCTTCTTTGCTTAATTCTTGCTCTATGCGCAGCGCCAGCAAAATTTCATTAAATTTTCGTGCAAAGGTCTTGCGGCGGGAAAGGTAATAATTACGCGCGACTTGCATAGTGATGGTGCTGCCGCCAGAGGCTCTACGGCCTGTCAGAACAAGCTGGCTTGCGGCCCGCATGAGGCCTTTTAGCGACACGCCATTGTGCTCGAAGAAATCGTCATCTTCAGCGGCAAGCAATGCGTCCACATAGCTTTGTGGAATATTGTTGAATTTTATAGGTGTGCGCCGTTTCTCACCAAATTCAGCTAGAAGCTTGTGGTCGGCGGAATAAACGCGCAATGGCGTTTGTAGTTTCACGTCTCTCAGGCTGTCTACGGATGGTAGTTGAGGGCTGAGAATAAGGTACATACCGGATAAAACACATAAAGTGCCGCCGGTTCCTGCGAGTGTCAGCCAAAGGCTGACGATTAAAAAGCGTTTTTTGATAGTCATTTGAGTATTTTAAAACTGAATAAGGGGCCGGATCGCAATAGGTTTTGCCATTATAAGACCTTTTTCACACTTTACCTATGTAGTCACAGGTTGCAGCCTATACTTAAAGTGCTATAACATAAACATAACCTAAGTAGCGGATATAGATAGAAAAATGGGTATTCTCAGTTTATTCGAGCAGAAAAAGAAACCCGTACTCGGTCTGGACGTGAGTTCGACAACCGTTAAGTTGTTAGAGTTCAGTCGACAGGGTGATGGCTATCGGGTCGAGAATTATGCTGTTCGCGCATTGCCACCCAATGCTGTTGTTGAAAAAAACATCAACGATGTTGAAGTGGTCGCTCAAATTATCAAGGCCGTTGTTCAGTCATCGCGCACTAAATTGAAAGATGCCGCGGTTGCAGTGCCAGGGTCATCCGTTATCACAAAGGTTATCGAGATGCCGAGTGATATGAGCGATGAAGCCCTAGAAACACAGATATCACTCGAAGCTGACCAGTATATCCCCTATCCCCTTGAAGAGGTCGCCATTGATTTTGATGTGTTAGGTGTATCGGAAAAAAATCCAGATCAAATAGAGGTGCTGTTAGCCGCATGTAGACGTGAGAATGTCGATATGCGTGCAACGATGCTTGATTTAGCCGAATTGCAAGCAAAAGTCGTTGATGTGGAAGCTTACACAATGGAACGCGCGTTTTCTTTGGTTCAAGAACAGCTCGAAGATCAGGAAGAGCAAATCGTCGCCATTGTTGATATTGGTGCAACGATGACTACTTTGAGCGTACTCGTTGACGGAAAAACAATCTATACCCGTGAGCAGTTGTTTGGGGGCAAGCAATTAACTGAAGAGATCCAGCGCCGGTACGGTTTGTCAACAGAAGAGGCTGGGCTGGCGAAAAAACAAGGGGGGCTTCCTGATGATTATGAGCCCGAAGTTTTGGAGCCTTTTAAAGACGCTGTTGTTCAGCAGGTTACTCGTTCACTCCAGTTTTTCTTTTCGTCCAGCCAGTATAATGACGTGGATCATATCGTGCTCGCTGGCGGAGTGGCGTCCATGGAGGGGTTGGCTGGTTTGATAGAAGAAAAATTAGGTACCTCGGCTACGGTGGCAAATCCTTTTGCCAATATGTCCGTGTCCTCTAAGGTTAATGCCGCCGCGCTAACAAATGATGCGCCGTCATTAATGATCGCAACCGGATTGGCCCTGAGGAGCTTTGTCTAACATGGCTCAGATTAACTTATTGCCTTGGCGTGAAGAGCACCGCCGAGAGAAAAAGAAAGAATTTTTAACCCAGCTTGGGGGCGTATGCCTACTGGCAATTGGGGTAGCTTATCTTTGGGTTCAAGCCGTAGATGGCGCTATCGCGACTCAAAACACTCGAAATAGTATGTTGAATACCGAGATTGGGTTACTAGAAAAGCAAGTTAGTGAAATTAAAGACTTGAAGAAAAAACGTCGTGAACTGCTGGACCGAATGAAGGTTATCCAGGATCTGGAGGGTAAGCGGTCCATTATTGTTCATTATTTTGATGAGTTTGCAAAGTCAGTTCCCGATGGCGTTTACATCACCACATTGTCAAAGAATGGCAATATTATTTCCATTGATGGCGTTAGCGAGTCCACCAACCGTGTATCTACTTTTATGCGTCAGCTTGACGACTCGGAGTGGTTTGCTGATCCGAACTTAAAATCGGTTGTCGCGGCCCCTCAGCATGGGTCACAAGCCAGCACTTTTCAGATGCAGCTGAAAGTGGTGCTTCCAGACGACGACGCGAAGGAAGAATAAAATGGCCGACATGAATCAGCTTATAGAGCAATTGCAAGGTTTCGATATCAATGATGTCGATTGGGATCGGGTCGGTGTTTGGCCCGTAGCGGTGAGAGTTTTACTTTGTTTTTTTGCTGCGGCCGCAATTGTTGTTGCTGGGTATTTTCTTGTTGTCCAAGAAAAAAATCATGAGCTAGATATTGCTAAGAATAAAGAAGTACAGCTTAAAACCTCATTCGAAACCAAGGCGTTTGAAGCTGCAAACTTAGACCGATATCGACAGCAAATGCTAGAAATGAAAGAGTCTTTTGGTACTTTGGTTTCTAGGCTACCGACAGATACTGAGGTTCCAGGGTTGTTAGAAGACATTGACAATAAGGGCGTTGAAAGTCGATTGTCGATACAAAGTATCGCTTTGCAAAATGAAGTTTCTACGGAATTTTACATTGAGTTGCCGATTAAGATAAATGTTTCTGGCGGGTACCATGAGTTTGGGGCTTTTGTGAGTGGTGTTGCAGGCATGCCACGCATTGTGACGTTGCATAATTTTCGAATTAGCAAGCCTTCATCTTCAAGTGGAGCGGGCTTAACTAACAGTACTTTAACAATGGAGATTATTGCTAAAACGTACCGTTACAAATCTCAAGGTAGTTAGTTATGCAAAAAAACTTGTCTCGAATATTAACCGCGTATGTATTTTGCTTCTTGTTCGTTGGCTGCAGTTCTGATGGGGCGCATTCTGATTTGAGCTCCTACATTGGAGAGGTAAAAGAGCGACCTTCCGGTTCTATTGAACGTCTTCCTCCATTTAAGCCTTATGAGGCGTTTGTTTATAGCGCTGCAGCGATGCGCAGCCCATTTGATCTCCCTATTGATGTGGAAAGGCGTGTGTATGAAAGTTCAAATGAAAACGTCAAACCCGATTTCGCTCGAGAAAAAGAGTTTTTAGAAGGGTTTGTACTGTCGTCTTTGGATATGGTTGGAACCTTGGAAAAAGATGGTGTTCTATGGGCTTTGATAAAAGATAGTAGTGGCCGTATCCACCTGATTACAGAGGGCCATTATCTAGGTAAAAATCATGGGAAAGTGATTGAAACTTCCGAGACAAATATAGAACTTATTGAAATAGTGTCTGATGGCCTTGAGGGCTGGGTTGAAAGACCGAGTATCCTTGCTTTATCCGAGAAGGAATAAACAAAATGTTTACACAAAAAATGAAAATCCTACTCATTGGTACTCTAGTGCTGGCATCTGGCAGTCTTATGGCCGCGGATTTGAATGATATCGGGTTTTCTGAGTTACCTGGTGAGCGAGCTGAGCTTCGTTTAAGCTTTGCGGGTGATGTTGTTGAGCCGCAAAGCTACATTATTGATCAGCCTCCAAGAATCGTACTTGATTTCAATGGTGTCGAGAACTTATTGGCCCAGAAGAAATACCCTATGTCTGTTGGAGAGGTAGTAAGTGCGGTGGTGGTTGCCGGAGGGGGCCGAACACGACTAATTGTTAATTTAAATAACTCCGTACCATTCTCCTCCCGAGTTGAGGGGCAGGAGCTGATCGTCGAAATCGGGGCGGAATCCGTTAGTAGTGCTGTTCCTAGCAGCCTATATAGTGAAATGTCTGGCGCTTCCCAGAGTGGCTCTGGCGAGTATCGCGGGGCAAATGCGTCTTCCGAGATTGATGGAATAGATTTTCGTCGCGGTGAGCTGGGTGAAGGTAAGGTAATTGTTACTTTGACAAATCCTAATATTGCTATTGACGTAGAAGAGGTCGCGACAGGTGTAACGGTCACCTTCTTGGATACGGCTCTTCCAGGTGCAATGGTTCGAACTTTAGATGTAGTTGATTTTGCAACGCCGGTTAGCACGTTGGGTTCAAGTACCGCGGGCTCGAATACCGTTTTGAAAATTAACGCGACAGGTGATTATGACTATTTAGCTTATCAGGCAGATAACGAGTACGTTATTAGTGTTAAGCCTTTAAGTCAGGCTGATGTAGAGGAAAAGAAAAAGGTTTTTGCCTACACCGGAGAGCGTTTGTCCATAAACTTTCAGGATATTAAGGTTCGCTCGGTGCTGCAGTTGATTGCAGATTTCACTGAATTGAATCTTGTCGCCAGCGACACCGTAACAGGTAGTATAACGTTGAGATTGGAAAACGTGCCTTGGGATCAGGCGCTGGATCTCGTATTGAAAACAAAGGGATTGGACAAGCGTCAAATTGGCAATGTATTAATGGTTGCGCCTGCCGCTGAGATAGCAGAGCGAGAGAAGCAGGAAATTGAGACCAAAAAACAATTGGAGGAGTTGGCGCCACTGAGGACTGAGTATATTCGTATTCGATATGCGAATGCTCGTGAGTTGTTCTCGTTATTTATGTCATCTAGCGGCGGCGGCGGTGCTTCTGGCGGCAGTGAGGGGGCCGGTAGTGCACGTAATTCAACAGGTAGTATCTTGTCTGATCGTGGGCAGGCTATTGTCGATGAAAGAACAAATTCGATAATACTCACTGATACTGAGGAAAAAATTAATAAATTCAAGCAGCTAATTGATCGGATTGATGTTCCTGTTAAACAGGTGATGATTGAAGCTAGATTGGTTATCGCAAACTCCGACTTTCGTAAAGAGCTGGGTGTTCGTATGGCGGGCGATGCTGTGCAGTCAACTCAGTCTGGCAGCCATATACACGAATTCACAGGTAGCATGGAAGGTATTTATGCGGAAGAAAATGGTGTAAGAGGGGCTTATTCCGATAATGACGGCGATGGATTTGCGGATAGCGCTCATACTTTTCCTCAAAATAGCTTGGTCGACCTAGGTGTGTTTAATCCGAGTGGCTCCATCGCATGGAATATTATTAGTAGTAATTTCATGTTGGGAATGGAGTTGTCGGCACTTCAAGACTCAGGCTTTGCTGAAATCGTTTCTCAGCCTAAGGTCATCACCGGCGACAAGCAGCCTGCAACGATTCAATCGGGTACCGAGGTTCCTTATCAGGAAGAGTCGGCTAGCGGTGGCACAACGACTTCATTTAAAGAGGTGGTCTTGAGCTTGCACGTGACGCCGCAAATTACGCCTGACAATAGAATAATTATGGAGTTAACGATTGATCAAGACTCGGTAACGGGCGTTTCCTCGGGTGTTCCAATTATCGATGTGACGCATTTAGAAACTTCTGTTCTTGTCTCTGATGGCGATACCGTTGTGCTTGGTGGCATTTACCAGACGGAAACGGTCAAAGGCCAGAGTAAGGTACCTCTTTTGGGCGATATACCGTTTGTAGGTGCGTTGTTTAGAAATGATATTCGCTCAGAAGAGAAGCGAGAGTTGCTAATCTTTGTGACGCCGCGAATTATGACTTCGGATTTTCTTGAATAACGTGAATCACCCTATTTTTTTGGTCGGCCCTATGGGGGCCGGCAAATCGACTATCGGCAAAATGCTAGCATTGCGTCTAAATCACGAGTTTCTTGATACAGACCATGTTATCGAGTTACGTACTGGCGCCGATATTCCTTGGATTTTTGATGTTGAAGGCGAAGACGGTTTTCGAGAGCGAGAGTCCTCGGTGCTAGACGAAATGATCGGTATGCGCTCGGCTGTGGTGGCTACCGGCGGTGGTATTATTATGCGGGAGCATAATAGACAGTTGCTTCGAGCGCAGCCATTGGTTGTGTACCTTACGGCTAGTATTGAGCAGCTGGTAGAGAGAACCTATAAAGATAAAAAAAGGCCTTTACTGCAAGTTGATGATCCCAAAGCAAAAATTGTAGAGCTCTTTAATCTTCGAGACCCTTTGTATCGCGAAGTTGCAAGTTTTGTACTTATGACTGATGGTCGAAGCCCCAAGTATGTCGTGCAGGCCATTGAAGAGTGGTTGGCAGCTTCAGGGGGTTGAATTTAGCGTTTTTTGCATTTCCGTTCTTTTTCTCATTTCTCGTATACAATATTGGCCGTTATTAAATTTCGTTTTCTAAATTGGACGCATTTTTTACTATGGCCATTCCTACCCTCAATGTAGACCTCGGCGAACGCAGTTACCCCATTTTTATCGGTGAGAACATGCTCGCTAACCCCGAAACGCTTGTCCCCTATATCGTTTCTGATCAAGTTATGCTTGTCACCAATAGCACGGTTGACCCTCTCTATACTCAAAAGATTGAGGCCTTGCTGGGTTCGCACTTTCGAATTGATAAAGTGGTATTACCCGATGGCGAGCAATATAAAAATACAGAGACGCTTAACGGTATTTTCGATGCACTGCTTGAAAAACGTCATAATCGTCGAACAACGTTAGTTGCCTTGGGTGGCGGTGTTGTGGGTGATATGGCTGGATTTGCAGCGGCATGTTATCAGCGAGGCGTTAATTTTATTCAGGTGCCCACGACGCTCTTGTCACAAGTAGATTCCTCTGTCGGCGGCAAAACG is a genomic window of Teredinibacter purpureus containing:
- a CDS encoding penicillin-binding protein 1A — encoded protein: MTIKKRFLIVSLWLTLAGTGGTLCVLSGMYLILSPQLPSVDSLRDVKLQTPLRVYSADHKLLAEFGEKRRTPIKFNNIPQSYVDALLAAEDDDFFEHNGVSLKGLMRAASQLVLTGRRASGGSTITMQVARNYYLSRRKTFARKFNEILLALRIEQELSKEEILELYVNIIFLGNRAYGINAASQVYYGKPLDQLSLAQIAMLAGLPKGPSTMNPIANPSRALLRRDWILGRMLSLGKIEQNNYSLAIAEPVSASYHNSNLDVQAPYIAEMARAKAIELFGLEAYTDGYKVFTTINSSMQESANLAIVNGLLTYDLRHGYRGPEQSLTLLPNMPGDEAANAPLLNASESEIDVEPEPTTQPLDFQPLVDAWQDKLKSLPTYGDLTPAAVAYIEDTAFIAILPDGSTTKIDWDQGISNAKAYVSESRLGPSPKSAADVVSLGDVIRLSGNTEKGYSLSQVPNAQAALIALAPQNGAILSLVGGFDFNQSHFNRATQAKRQPGSNFKPFIYNAALENGMTAASIIMDTPIVFDDAALESTWRPKNSSGKFDGPTRLREALYRSRNLVSIRVLREVGIGNTIRGMHRFGFTEDELPRDLSLALGSHGLTPLDVATGYAVFANGGYQVQPYLIEQILDNTGNTVYEALPLTVCSDCDTGETFSSTPFDPDEEYPYLSDDPFEIPFELKRLLGLLSPKDFPRAQRVLDERVAYIINSMLRDVIQRGTGVRAKVLGRNDLAGKTGTTNGPVDTWFSGYNSDIVATTWLGFDQNTPIGQREFGGKAALPIWIDFMRTALDGTQEKTRVQPEGIISIKIDPETGERAHTGDPDAEFEYFRVENVPPEKEDTSPLFNPYENEERLTEELF
- a CDS encoding pilus assembly protein PilM, with protein sequence MGILSLFEQKKKPVLGLDVSSTTVKLLEFSRQGDGYRVENYAVRALPPNAVVEKNINDVEVVAQIIKAVVQSSRTKLKDAAVAVPGSSVITKVIEMPSDMSDEALETQISLEADQYIPYPLEEVAIDFDVLGVSEKNPDQIEVLLAACRRENVDMRATMLDLAELQAKVVDVEAYTMERAFSLVQEQLEDQEEQIVAIVDIGATMTTLSVLVDGKTIYTREQLFGGKQLTEEIQRRYGLSTEEAGLAKKQGGLPDDYEPEVLEPFKDAVVQQVTRSLQFFFSSSQYNDVDHIVLAGGVASMEGLAGLIEEKLGTSATVANPFANMSVSSKVNAAALTNDAPSLMIATGLALRSFV
- a CDS encoding PilN domain-containing protein, with amino-acid sequence MAQINLLPWREEHRREKKKEFLTQLGGVCLLAIGVAYLWVQAVDGAIATQNTRNSMLNTEIGLLEKQVSEIKDLKKKRRELLDRMKVIQDLEGKRSIIVHYFDEFAKSVPDGVYITTLSKNGNIISIDGVSESTNRVSTFMRQLDDSEWFADPNLKSVVAAPQHGSQASTFQMQLKVVLPDDDAKEE
- a CDS encoding type IV pilus inner membrane component PilO encodes the protein MADMNQLIEQLQGFDINDVDWDRVGVWPVAVRVLLCFFAAAAIVVAGYFLVVQEKNHELDIAKNKEVQLKTSFETKAFEAANLDRYRQQMLEMKESFGTLVSRLPTDTEVPGLLEDIDNKGVESRLSIQSIALQNEVSTEFYIELPIKINVSGGYHEFGAFVSGVAGMPRIVTLHNFRISKPSSSSGAGLTNSTLTMEIIAKTYRYKSQGS
- a CDS encoding pilus assembly protein PilP; amino-acid sequence: MQKNLSRILTAYVFCFLFVGCSSDGAHSDLSSYIGEVKERPSGSIERLPPFKPYEAFVYSAAAMRSPFDLPIDVERRVYESSNENVKPDFAREKEFLEGFVLSSLDMVGTLEKDGVLWALIKDSSGRIHLITEGHYLGKNHGKVIETSETNIELIEIVSDGLEGWVERPSILALSEKE
- a CDS encoding type IV pilus secretin PilQ, with amino-acid sequence MFTQKMKILLIGTLVLASGSLMAADLNDIGFSELPGERAELRLSFAGDVVEPQSYIIDQPPRIVLDFNGVENLLAQKKYPMSVGEVVSAVVVAGGGRTRLIVNLNNSVPFSSRVEGQELIVEIGAESVSSAVPSSLYSEMSGASQSGSGEYRGANASSEIDGIDFRRGELGEGKVIVTLTNPNIAIDVEEVATGVTVTFLDTALPGAMVRTLDVVDFATPVSTLGSSTAGSNTVLKINATGDYDYLAYQADNEYVISVKPLSQADVEEKKKVFAYTGERLSINFQDIKVRSVLQLIADFTELNLVASDTVTGSITLRLENVPWDQALDLVLKTKGLDKRQIGNVLMVAPAAEIAEREKQEIETKKQLEELAPLRTEYIRIRYANARELFSLFMSSSGGGGASGGSEGAGSARNSTGSILSDRGQAIVDERTNSIILTDTEEKINKFKQLIDRIDVPVKQVMIEARLVIANSDFRKELGVRMAGDAVQSTQSGSHIHEFTGSMEGIYAEENGVRGAYSDNDGDGFADSAHTFPQNSLVDLGVFNPSGSIAWNIISSNFMLGMELSALQDSGFAEIVSQPKVITGDKQPATIQSGTEVPYQEESASGGTTTSFKEVVLSLHVTPQITPDNRIIMELTIDQDSVTGVSSGVPIIDVTHLETSVLVSDGDTVVLGGIYQTETVKGQSKVPLLGDIPFVGALFRNDIRSEEKRELLIFVTPRIMTSDFLE
- the aroK gene encoding shikimate kinase AroK; the protein is MNHPIFLVGPMGAGKSTIGKMLALRLNHEFLDTDHVIELRTGADIPWIFDVEGEDGFRERESSVLDEMIGMRSAVVATGGGIIMREHNRQLLRAQPLVVYLTASIEQLVERTYKDKKRPLLQVDDPKAKIVELFNLRDPLYREVASFVLMTDGRSPKYVVQAIEEWLAASGG